The nucleotide sequence gtttcttttctttttcatttctctCTTCTAATAACTGCATTTATTCATTGTAACGATTTGCCAAAAAACTCACCAGAAGTATCTCTTTTTGACACTCACTTGTATTTTGACAAGAATTTGCACACGTACGCTGTGGTTGTAGCACTGATAAATTTCATTCTTACAGGTGGATGTACCTTCTtattttgttggtttgcttctggaGGACTGTCAACTTCCATTTCCGAACTATGCGCATATTATCTTAGCGGATCCTTCAATAGTATTGTTCTACTCGATAAGTAGCACGGAGACTCGCTGTTTGGTTGATGTCCCCGGGCAGAAGGTTCCTTCTATTGCGAATGGTGAAATGGAAAATTATTTGAAGACTATTGTGGCACCTCAGGTACTTTTGAGTGAGCATTGCAAATTAAGATGATATCTTGTCACATTAAGGAGCTTTCTGTGCAATTATTGTTGTGAATTCTAGCATTCTGGTTAATCCAGGTTCCGACTGAGCTGCGTGATGCTTTTGTTGCGGCCATTGATAAAGTAAACATCAGATCTATGCCATGCAAAAGCATGCCAGCTGATGCTCATCTTACACCCGGAGTCCTCTTGATGGGGGATGCATTCAATATGCGCCATCCCCTAACTGGTGGAGGAATGACGGTGGGCTTATCTGATGTAATCGTGCTACGTGATCTTCTTAGGCCTCTCCATGATCTCCATGATGCTGCTGCTCTCTGCAAATACTTGGAATCTTTCTACATTTTGCGGAAAGTAAGACAAAAGTGTTGTCCTTGTTTGATGCTATGTTGCAGACTCTCCATGTTGTGcatcatacatatatattcctTTTTCCTTCCTTTGCAGCCGGTTGCTTCTACAATGAACATGCTGGCAGATGCATTTTACAAATTATTCAGCGCATCACCTGATGAAGCTAGGAAGGAAATTGGACAAGCCTATTTTGACTGTCTGAGCCTTGGAGGTAGGTTTACAAGTGACTCTACTGCTTTAATCGGTGGTCTTATTGCTAGCCCACTGCATCTGGTTATCCACTTCCTTGTTGCTGTTACTCATGGAGTTGGTCATCTACTGTTGCCAATTCCATCAGTCCGGGGATTACGTGGTAGTGCGAGACTGATTTCTGTAAGTAGTGAAAGTTTCTAGTTTGGTTTAGCTGCTTAAATGTTCTTATGAGAATTTGACGACTCGTTTTGTGCTGCTTCCTTTTATTTCAGGCTGCTGCAGGTATCGTTCTCCCCCTCATGAAAGCAGAAGGGGTTAGGCAAACGTTCTTCCCAGCTACTTTTCCTGCATATTATAGAGATCCTCCTGCCCAACTGAAACAATAAGAACATGGGGAGGGCCAGGACGGGGCCATGCTCAGTGTCTACCTTCTTCCCCTTATTTCTGCATATTTGCCATGGTCCATGGTTTATTCGTGGGAATGTATGTGATGTATATTGGgactatgtgtgtgtgtatgtatgtatgctgaGATCTCTGTATACAATCGTGTGTTGTGAATACAAAACATGTTTCCACACCTTATAAAACATATGCTGTGATGATGTGAATTAAGCTCCCAAATTATCTGTCTCTATATCGAAATTGTCACTGCCACCAGCTTGTTTGCATGCGAAAAATCTACGCCCAGAGGATTCAAGACTAATCATTCCAGTGTCCAGCACAATCAGTGATGTGTTTATATATCCATCACCAAACTAGTAACAGTAAACATaagaatttattattttatacaaattttaatattaaattttaaaattagataataataaatgtaatgctaaaatatgaaataaaatatCTCTAAATTGATCGATGATGAGCTGTTATGATAGAACAGTAAATGGTCCGAGGCAAAAAAGACATGAGAACAAAAAAATAGAGGCATGGATGTTTACCCTACATCATTCTGGAAGTTAGGTTCCTCTTCGTGTAGAATTTGAGTTGTATGAGAGATGATCGTATACAAGTATGCCTCGATTTAGTTACTTTTGTTTGTTGTTTGCAGAGCACACCTTACTTATAGGGAGTAATCTTTCGATCAATGAGTCTCTCAAGTAATTGTTTTATGGAAGCCAACATAAAGCAATCTATTTATAGAGAGTAACTCTTTGGTCACAGATTCTGTCAAGTAATTGTTTTATGAAAGCCAACATAAAGCAATCTATTTATAGAGAGTAACTCTTTGGTCACAGATTCTGTCAAGGAATTGTTTTATGAAAGCCAACATAAAGCAACGAAGTCCATGTAGGAATAACCACCCATGAATAGGATAAGCAGTGGTAAATTGCTTGGTGTGATGATTTGAATCACCTGTATTGATCTCCTATGTACTGTGGTCTTCTGCTCCCTTTTTTTTCCTGCATTAACCACTATACTTGGATTACTCCTCTCTTTTGTGTGTTTTTTGCAAGTCAAACACGGAGAAGGCTACTATATTGCTCTGAACACTTTTTATTTGGTGATCAAGCTTTTGCAGATTGCAAATGTTATGCAGTCATCTTGCAGTAGTTTCAAATGTTCGCAACTGATCCACAGCCATCCATATTAACACTAGCTGTTTTGTCTTGTGCATTCTTTAGCCTCTCTGCATCGGGTGGGAACTAATTTAGAGTGCCTGAGATGTGTTGCAGGTAAACTGCCTTTGTTCATATTTGGTCCTGCCTAGTTTGTTGCTTTCAAAGCTGATGGATGAGCTTATTATTCTGGTTTGCAGTTCTGGTGAACCCCTGCTTGATGAGCACAGCTGATGGATGAGCTTATTCTGTCTGGCCTGCTGTTGTGGGAATCCCTGCTTGATGAGCTTATTCTAGTTCTTAGTTGTTCTTGTCTGGTTTGATGAACACAGCTAGCTCTCTGATGCTTTGTGGTGTGGGCTTCCATCTGTCTTCCCTCCCTCCTGATTTAAACCCAAAATTCTTGCTTGTGATGTGTTCGATTACGGATGTAATTGGAGGAGAGATTGTCCATCGGATCTGTGTGCTAATCAATTTTCTATCTAGGAAGAAAATTCTTACCATCCAAATTGTTCCTCTTTGTTCTTCTGATTCCATTGCATCTTTCTCATATGCTCTTCTCATGTTCCAATCATCCAACACGACCTCGACTTTCTATTCAAGTCTACTATTCCTCCCATCCAAAGCTGTGATTCCGCTGTCTCCACCAGCTCCTTGTGAACAGTCGCCGTCATTGTACAGTTCGATTTTGACGACAACTCAAGAAATAATTCGTGAATGGCGGAAGAGAAATGGGGTAGTTGAGATCTGAGAGGGGAGGCGACGTGGCCGTATTGGCGACGACACGATTTCGAAAGTGTGATTGGTTCCGTTTTAATGACCGATATAATGGTCGTCCTTTTTTACGGCTAAAAAAGGCAAGCGTCAAATATCACAGCGGAAGATAATGACATGCGAAGTTCCGCAGTGAGTAGAGAGCGGAGCAACGTGAGGCTAAGATAGAGCGGCGAATGATATCCCTCTCCTTATTTAGGTGTGGTTCGCGACGACGGGAGGGAGCAGGGAAGCCAGACACAGAGAGTGGGTGGGAGAAGGACATGGAGGGAATGTACCCATTGGGAGTCATCGCTGCTTCGATCCTagcgtttctcctcctcctcgggaTCCATGGACGTTGGGGGAAGGGCCGGAAGGCCGCTGGAAAGCGCGATTCCGGCAGGGTGGCCGCCGGGTTTGGCGGGGCCGATGTTATCGTCGTCGGCGCCGGGGTCACCGGCTCCGCTCTTGCTTATGCGCTCGGGAAGGTGACGTGTCCGTCTTCTTTTTTCGCCATTAAGCTTCCCAATAGTTAGCAGAGCAGCCAAAACTAGGATTTTTAGTCGATGCCAACATCACCACCCACGTAGCTATCTGTGTATTTATAGCTTGATAAGGGAAAGGTAAACCGGAATCGTAACGTAAAGAGCGGCTTCATGATTCTGATTGTGCAGGATGGCAGACGTGTGCATGTCATCGAGAGAGATTTGGCTGAGCCCGACAGAATTGTCGGTGAAGCCTTGCAACCTAGAGGTTGCCTAAACTTACTTGAGCTAGGGCTCGAGGGTAAGGCACCCGGCTGACCAGTTGGAGAATATATTTGAATGATTAGCTGCAATTTTGGCCGTCATGCTTGCGATTTCATACTCGTCCATTAATTTGTGCACTGTAGATTGTGTCGACGAGATCGATGCTCAGCGGGTCCTTGGCTATGTTCTTTACAAAAATGGGAGAAGCGCCAAACTATCAATACCTCTGGAGAAGTATCATGTAGATGTTGCTGCCAGGTGCTTCCATCATGGGCGTTTCATCCAAAGATTGCGAGAGAAAGCAGCGTCCTTGTCCAGGTTATCTATCATCTATTCTGAAACTTTCTACTATCGTAGTGATACTCTTTTTTATTTCCCCGATCAAACGAGACATAGGTATAATGTTCGGTTGAATGATGTTATACCTTATATGAGATATATGAAGCAATTTTCTATTGATTAGCTGTAATCTtatcctttttttgtttttttgtttttttgcaacATTCATTTAGCCTTAGACAGAATTCTACTAAGTCTAAGATTTTGTTTGATGCCAAAAACATTCCTTTAGATATCTTTTCATTTAAGAACCTGATGTTATAAAATTCAGCAGTTTGGTATTGATTGAATACTTAGTCCAACTCGTAAAAGAGGCTGCATGTGGTTTATTATGAAATTTAACAGTTCAACATTGATCGAACACTTTGTCGAACCTCGAATCTGTAAAAGAaggttttttttgttttggtttttgTGCAAAGGATAAGTGGTGATGATAGGATTTGATCCTTGAACATTGTTAGCTAACATATTCATAGAGGCTTTTGTTAATGATCAATCCATATGAAGCTTTGAGTAAGGCATTCAAGGCGCCCTGCATCATGCTTAATTTTCAGTTACTAATTGAATAATTGAATTTAAAAAAAGGATGTATCAGTAGGTCAATTATTGGAAAGGAAAAGTAACAaagaaataatcttcaatatcagTAAACGCTTTTCCTATACTATACTATTCAGCTATCGACATTGAGCTGATTAGATGGATCAGATTAGGTACAATGATGCTGGTACACTGAAGCATCATCGGATTAGGCAAACATTTTTCCTGTTACTCTTAATACTGGTACAATGAAGCATCATTAGGATGCAAATCATCACTGTTCCATAAACTAAATTTCATATACATTTGGAGACTTTTTGCTTCTATATATCTTTAAAAGAAATTAAAGTTCAACCCCTTCTTTTCCAGTGTTCAGTTGAAGCAGGGAGCTGTGACATCCTTGATTAAAGAAGACGGAATAGTTAAGGGGGTAGTTTACAAGACTAAATCTGGTAAAGAATCGAAAGCTTTTGCACCTCTTACAGTTGTATGTGATGGCTGCTTTTCGAATCTGAGGCACACACTCTGTTCCTCCAAGGTAAAAATAAATAGAGAACTtgaagtttcttttctttttcatttctctCTTCTAATAACTGCATTTATTCATTGTAACGATTTGCCAAAAAACTCACCAGAAGTATCTCTTTTTGACATTCACTTGTATTTTGACAAGAATTTGCACACGTACGCTGTGGTTGTAGCACTGATAAATTTCATTCTTACAGGTGGATGTACCTTCTtattttgttggtttgcttctggaGGACTGTCAACTTCCATTTCCGAACTATGCGCATATTATCTTAGCGGATCCTTCAATAGTATTGTTCTACTCGATAAGTAGCACGGAGACTCGCTGTTTGGTTGATGTCCCCGGGCAGAAGGTTCCTTCTATTGCGAATGGTGAAATGGAAAATTATTTGAAGACTATTGTGGCACCTCAGGTACTTTTGAGTGAGCATTGCAAATTAAGATGATGTCTTGTCACATTAAGGAGCTTTCTGTGCAATTATTGTTGTGAATTCTAGCATTCTGGTTAATCCAGGTTCCAACTGAGCTGCGTGATGCTTTTGTTGCGGCCATTGATAAAGGAAACATCAGAACTATGCCATGCAAAAGCATGCCAGCTGATGCTCATCTTACACCCGGAGTCCTCTTGATGGGGGATGCATTCAATATGCGCCATCCCCTAACTGGTGGAGGAATGACGGTGGGCTTATCTGATGTAATCGTGCTACGTGATCTTCTTAGGCCTCTCCATGATCTCCATGATGCTGCTGCTCTCTGCAAATACTTGGAATCTTTCTACATTTTGCGGAAAGTAAGACAAAAGTGTTGTCCTTGTTCGATGCTATGTTGCAGACTCTCCATGTTGTGcatcatacatatatattcctTTTTCCTTCCTTTGCAGCCGGTTGCTTCTACGATGAACATGCTGGCAGATGCGTTTTACAAATTATTCGGCACATCACCTGATGAAGCTAGGAAGGAAATTGGACAAGCCTATTTTGACTGTCTGAGCCTTGGAGGTAGGTTTTCAAGTGACTCTACTGCTTTAATCGGTGGTCTCAATGCCAGCCCATTGCATCTGGTCATCCACTTCCTTGTTGCTGTTACTCATGGAGTTGGTCATCTACTGTTGCCAATTCCATCAGTCCGGGGATTACGTGGTAGTGCGAGACTGATTTCTGTAAGTAGTGAAAGTTTCTAGTTTAGTTTAGCTGCTTAAATGTTCTTATGAGAAGTTGAGGACTCATTTTGTGCTGCTTCCTTTTATTTCAGGCTGCTGCAGGTATCGTTCTCCCCCTCATGAAAGCAGAAGGGTTTAGGCAAACGTTCTTCCCAGCTACTTTTCCTGCATATTATAGAGATCCTCCTGCCCAACTGAAACAATAAGAAGATGGATGGCAGGACAGGTCAAGCTCAGTATGGTGCAGTTTCTACCTCCTTATTTATGCATATGTGCCATGGTCCATGGTTTATTCGTGGGAATGTATGTGATGTATATTGGGactatgtgtgtgtatgtatgctgAGATCTCTGATTACAGTCGTGTGTTGTGAAGACAAAACTTGTTTCCACACCTTATAAAACATACGCAGTGATGATGTGAATTAAGCTCCCAAATTATCTGTCTCCATATCGAAATTGTCATTGTCACCAGCTTACTTGCTTGCGAAAAATCTACGCCCAGAGGATTCAAGACTAATCATTCCAGTGTCCAGCACAATCGGTGATGTGTTTATGTATCCATCAAGAAACTAGTAACAATCAGTATaagaatttattattttatataaattttaatattaaaatttaaaattaaataataataaatgtaatgctaaaatatgaaataaaatatCTCTAAATTGATCGATGATCGATAACAATAAAATATGctaagaaattttattataatttgacTTCATTTCTATTGATCGAtcgataatcaaaatctaatcatgtttataatatatcttgtttaattaaaaaaattattcaataatATATTGTACGATAAGTATTCCCCATGATGCAATTATAAAATGATAGACTTTGACATCAGAAGAGAACAAAAAAATAGAGGCATGGATGTTTAACCTTAACGACTAGGAGCTGTTATGATAGAACAGTAAATGGTCCTGCAAAAAAGACATGGAGGCAATACTTATTGATCCATCCAAGAATCCATCAATCAACATGTAA is from Musa acuminata AAA Group cultivar baxijiao chromosome BXJ3-8, Cavendish_Baxijiao_AAA, whole genome shotgun sequence and encodes:
- the LOC103994331 gene encoding squalene monooxygenase SE1-like is translated as MEGMYPLGVIAASILAFLLLLGIHGRWGKGRKAAGKRDSGRVAAGFGGADVIVVGAGVTGSALAYALGKDGRRVHVIERDLAEPDRIVGEALQPRGCLNLLELGLEDCVDEIDAQRVLGYVLYKNGRSAKLSIPLEKYHVDVAARCFHHGRFIQRLREKAASLSSVQLKQGAVTSLIKEDGIVKGVVYKTKSGKESKAFAPLTVVCDGCFSNLRHTLCSSKVDVPSYFVGLLLEDCQLPFPNYAHIILADPSIVLFYSISSTETRCLVDVPGQKVPSIANGEMENYLKTIVAPQVPTELRDAFVAAIDKGNIRTMPCKSMPADAHLTPGVLLMGDAFNMRHPLTGGGMTVGLSDVIVLRDLLRPLHDLHDAAALCKYLESFYILRKPVASTMNMLADAFYKLFGTSPDEARKEIGQAYFDCLSLGGRFSSDSTALIGGLNASPLHLVIHFLVAVTHGVGHLLLPIPSVRGLRGSARLISAAAGIVLPLMKAEGFRQTFFPATFPAYYRDPPAQLKQ
- the LOC135645242 gene encoding squalene monooxygenase SE1-like produces the protein MEGTYPLGVIAASILAFLLLLGIHGRWGKGRKAAGKRDSGRVAAGFGGADVIVVGAGVTGSALAYALGKDGRRVHVIERDLAEPDTIVGEGLQPRGCLNLFELGLEDCVDEIDAQRVLGYVLYKNGRSAKLSIPLEKYHVDVAARCFHHGRFIQRLREKAASLSSVQLKQGAVTSLIKEDGIVKGVVYKTKSGKESKAFAPLTVVCDGCFSNLRHTLCSSKVDVPSYFVGLLLEDCQLPFPNYAHIILADPSIVLFYSISSTETRCLVDVPGQKVPSIANGEMENYLKTIVAPQVPTELRDAFVAAIDKVNIRSMPCKSMPADAHLTPGVLLMGDAFNMRHPLTGGGMTVGLSDVIVLRDLLRPLHDLHDAAALCKYLESFYILRKPVASTMNMLADAFYKLFSASPDEARKEIGQAYFDCLSLGGRFTSDSTALIGGLIASPLHLVIHFLVAVTHGVGHLLLPIPSVRGLRGSARLISAAAGIVLPLMKAEGVRQTFFPATFPAYYRDPPAQLKQ